One Glycine max cultivar Williams 82 chromosome 3, Glycine_max_v4.0, whole genome shotgun sequence DNA window includes the following coding sequences:
- the LOC100811279 gene encoding short-chain dehydrogenase reductase 3b-like (The RefSeq protein has 1 substitution compared to this genomic sequence): MPKQRLEGKVALITGAASGIGEETVRLFAEHGALIVAADIQDEQGHQVAASIGSERVTYHHCDVRDENQVEETIKFTLEKHGRIDVLFGNAGIIGSLSGILDLDLNEFDNTIATNVRGVAATIKHTARAMVAKSTRGSIICTTSVAAMIGGTGPHGYTTSKHALLGLVKSACSELGAYGIRVNSISPFGVATPLACKAFNFEPEQVEANSCSQANLKGVVLKARHIAEAALFLASDDAVYISGHNLVVDGGFSMVNRSYSFTPA; encoded by the exons ATGCCGAAACAAAG GTTGGAGGGTAAGGTGGCTCTTATCACTGGAGCAGCAAGTGGGATTGGAGAAGAGACAGTGAGATTGTTCGCTGAACATGGAGCACTTATTGTTGCAGCAGATATTCAAGATGAACAAGGCCACCAAGTTGCAGCTTCAATAGGGTCAGAGAGAGTGACCTACCACCATTGTGATGTGAGAGATGAAAACCAAGTTGAAGAAACAATCAAGTTCACTTTGGAAAAACATGGTCGCATAGATGTTTTGTTCAGCAACGCGGGAATAATAGGTTCCTTATCTGGGATCCTTGACCTTGATCTGAATGAGTTTGACAACACAATTGCCACAAATGTTCGCGGTGTAGCCGCCACGATTAAGCACACGGCACGTGCCATGGTTGCTAAAAGCACCCGTGGATCCATCATATGCACCACAAGTGTGGCTGCTATGATTGGTGGAACTGGACCTCATGGCTATACCACATCAAAACATGCTCTTCTGGGGTTGGTGAAATCAGCTTGTAGTGAACTTGGTGCTTATGGAATAAGAGTTAATAGCATATCCCCTTTTGGAGTTGCAACACCTCTTGCATGCAAAGCTTTCAACTTTGAACCTGAGCAAGTTGAAGCTAATAGCTGCTCACAGGCTAATCTAAAAGGTGTTGTGTTGAAGGCTAGGCATATAGCTGAAGCAGCTTTGTTTCTTGCTTCTGATGATGCAGTTTACATCAGTGGTCACAACTTGGTGGTGGATGGTGGCTTCTCTATGGTTAATAGAAGTTATTCCTTCACACCAGCTTAA